One Microbacterium esteraromaticum genomic window carries:
- the nadB gene encoding L-aspartate oxidase yields MNVIVVGGGIAGLTAALRADALGHDVTLLVKHTLGDGCTAHAQGGIAGVYGPGDSPALHALDTLQAGDGHGDAFAITALVDGAEAAIDELIDAGVPFDRLADGAIARGLEAAHSRPRIAHAGGDATGAAISAALTARVRASSVDVREGALVTGLVVQGGRARGIRTSCGEEMPADAVVLATGGAGQLYTHTTNPAGTTGDGIALALRAGVAVADLEFVQFHPTVLPGDEPFLVSEAVRGAGAVLRDAAGRRFMLDEHPDADLAPRDVVARAVARRAAEQAAPVVLDATALGASMLAEHFPTIDAELRRRGIDWSRQPVPVTPAAHYLMGGVVTDVDGRTSLPGLWAVGETARTGVHGANRLASNSLLEGAVFAARAAGSLTRPASPSAGPVAPHHPARGDAPGRASTDVEPFSRAALQRLMWEQVGLIRTEEGLRDAVARLHAWNAPPASTPESHEDANLLTVARAVASAALARTDSLGAHFLLSPALIGAA; encoded by the coding sequence ATGAACGTGATCGTCGTGGGCGGCGGCATCGCCGGACTCACCGCGGCTCTGCGGGCGGACGCACTCGGCCATGACGTCACGCTGCTCGTCAAGCACACGCTGGGCGACGGCTGCACCGCACACGCACAGGGCGGGATCGCCGGCGTGTACGGGCCTGGCGACTCCCCCGCTCTGCACGCCCTCGACACGCTGCAGGCGGGCGACGGCCACGGCGACGCGTTCGCGATCACCGCTCTGGTCGACGGTGCCGAAGCGGCGATCGATGAGCTGATCGACGCCGGCGTGCCGTTCGACCGACTGGCCGACGGCGCGATCGCCCGCGGACTCGAGGCCGCGCACAGCCGCCCGCGCATCGCGCACGCCGGAGGCGACGCCACGGGAGCCGCCATCTCGGCAGCCCTGACCGCCCGGGTGCGGGCGTCGTCGGTCGACGTTCGCGAGGGAGCCCTCGTCACCGGCCTCGTCGTGCAGGGCGGGCGGGCGCGCGGCATCCGAACCAGCTGCGGCGAGGAGATGCCCGCCGACGCCGTGGTGCTCGCCACCGGCGGCGCCGGGCAGCTCTACACGCACACGACCAATCCCGCCGGAACCACCGGAGACGGGATCGCCCTGGCGCTGCGCGCCGGCGTGGCGGTCGCGGATCTGGAGTTCGTGCAGTTCCATCCGACCGTGCTCCCGGGCGACGAGCCCTTCCTCGTCTCCGAGGCGGTTCGCGGCGCGGGCGCGGTGCTGCGGGACGCAGCGGGCCGCCGATTCATGCTCGACGAGCACCCGGATGCGGACCTCGCGCCGCGCGATGTGGTTGCGAGGGCCGTCGCGCGCCGCGCCGCGGAGCAGGCGGCTCCCGTCGTGCTCGATGCCACGGCGCTCGGTGCGTCGATGCTCGCCGAGCACTTCCCCACCATCGACGCGGAGCTGCGCCGCCGCGGGATCGACTGGTCGCGGCAGCCGGTGCCTGTGACCCCCGCCGCGCACTACCTGATGGGCGGGGTCGTCACCGATGTCGACGGGCGGACCTCTCTCCCCGGCCTCTGGGCCGTGGGCGAGACCGCGCGCACCGGCGTGCACGGCGCTAATCGCCTCGCATCGAACTCGCTGCTCGAGGGGGCCGTCTTCGCGGCGCGAGCTGCTGGATCTCTCACACGTCCGGCGTCGCCGTCCGCCGGGCCCGTCGCGCCGCATCATCCGGCGCGCGGAGACGCCCCCGGCCGCGCGAGCACAGACGTGGAGCCCTTCTCCCGCGCGGCGCTGCAGCGACTCATGTGGGAGCAGGTGGGCCTGATCCGCACCGAGGAGGGACTGCGGGATGCCGTCGCCCGGCTGCACGCATGGAACGCGCCTCCCGCCAGCACACCCGAATCCCACGAGGATGCGAACCTCCTCACGGTGGCACGCGCTGTGGCATCCGCCGCCCTCGCCCGCACCGATTCGCTCGGCGCGCACTTCCTGCTCTCCCCCGCCCTGATCGGAGCCGCATGA
- the nadA gene encoding quinolinate synthase NadA: protein MSIPRTIDPSVDHALQAIVAGTSLDATCTTDLAADPWDFDTRPGYGPGSSMGDVIPVGSPRQGELPAEYREAGEDELDARIRAAKQTLGDRVVVLGHFYQREEVVRHADYVGDSFQLANAALEHPDAEAIVFCGVHFMAETADLLSGPDQSVILPNLAAGCSMADMADIDQVEDCWEQLADVLGPLDQPDADGLLPVIPVTYMNSSAAIKGFVGRHGGIVCTSSNAATVLEWAFARGRRVLFFPDQHLGRNTAKAMGVPLKRMPMWNPRRPLGGSSETELQESRVILWHGFCSVHRRFTVEQIEKARAEHPGVRVIVHPECPMEVVDAADEAGSTDHIRRAIAAATTPSTFAVGTEINLVRRLAAQHPQHEIFCLDPVVCPCSTMYRIHPGYLAWVLEDLVAGRVRNRIRVADEVAQPARVALERMLAAKPR from the coding sequence ATGTCCATTCCCCGCACCATCGATCCGTCGGTCGACCATGCCCTCCAGGCGATCGTCGCCGGCACGTCGCTCGACGCGACGTGCACCACCGACCTCGCCGCGGACCCGTGGGACTTCGACACCCGGCCCGGCTACGGCCCGGGCTCGTCGATGGGCGATGTCATCCCGGTCGGCTCACCTCGGCAGGGCGAGCTGCCTGCAGAGTACCGCGAGGCCGGCGAAGACGAGCTCGACGCCCGCATCCGCGCGGCCAAGCAGACCCTCGGCGATCGCGTCGTGGTGCTCGGGCACTTCTATCAGCGCGAGGAGGTCGTGCGCCATGCCGATTACGTGGGCGACTCCTTCCAGCTCGCGAACGCCGCGCTCGAGCATCCGGATGCCGAGGCGATCGTGTTCTGCGGCGTGCACTTCATGGCCGAGACCGCCGACCTGCTCTCCGGCCCCGACCAGTCGGTGATCCTGCCCAACCTCGCCGCCGGGTGCTCGATGGCCGACATGGCCGACATCGACCAGGTCGAGGACTGCTGGGAGCAGCTGGCAGACGTGCTCGGCCCGCTCGACCAGCCGGATGCAGACGGACTGCTGCCGGTGATCCCGGTCACCTACATGAACTCCTCCGCCGCGATCAAGGGCTTCGTCGGCCGGCACGGCGGAATCGTGTGCACCTCGTCGAATGCGGCGACGGTGCTCGAGTGGGCGTTCGCGCGCGGCCGCCGCGTGCTCTTCTTCCCGGATCAGCACCTGGGCCGCAACACCGCCAAGGCGATGGGTGTGCCGCTGAAGAGGATGCCGATGTGGAACCCTCGCCGCCCGCTCGGCGGATCGAGCGAGACCGAGCTGCAGGAGAGCAGGGTCATCCTCTGGCACGGCTTCTGCTCGGTTCACCGCCGTTTCACCGTCGAGCAGATCGAGAAGGCGCGCGCCGAGCATCCCGGCGTGCGGGTGATCGTGCATCCGGAGTGTCCGATGGAGGTCGTCGACGCGGCCGACGAGGCGGGCTCGACCGACCACATCCGCCGAGCGATCGCGGCGGCGACGACACCGTCGACCTTCGCGGTCGGCACCGAGATCAACCTCGTCAGACGCCTCGCCGCCCAGCATCCTCAGCACGAGATCTTCTGCCTCGACCCGGTCGTCTGCCCGTGCTCGACCATGTACCGCATCCACCCCGGATATCTCGCCTGGGTGCTGGAGGATCTCGTCGCCGGCCGGGTGCGCAACCGCATCCGCGTCGCCGACGAGGTCGCGCAGCCCGCCAGGGTCGCGCTCGAGCGGATGCTGGCGGCGAAGCCGCGATGA
- a CDS encoding NUDIX hydrolase — protein MSGTTSGSDAIGVAVSTVIFSLRTADDGERLMLPLVRRTREPHRGSWALPGGWLDAAEDLDAAASRTLAETTALEPSYLEQLYTFGAVDRAPSRTISIVYWALLRSDLVDRQRARVGAPENVEWFDVDALPPLAFDHNRIADYALWRLRNKVGYSRIAAGLLPDEFTLTELREVYEAVLGQRLDPSNFRRLLEGSDELVPTESFRTGKHRPARLYRYIAHA, from the coding sequence GTGAGTGGCACGACCAGTGGAAGCGACGCGATCGGCGTCGCGGTCTCGACGGTGATCTTCTCGCTGCGCACTGCGGACGACGGCGAGCGCCTCATGCTCCCTCTCGTGCGCCGCACACGCGAGCCGCATCGCGGGTCGTGGGCGCTGCCAGGCGGATGGCTGGACGCCGCGGAGGACCTGGATGCCGCGGCATCCCGCACGCTCGCCGAGACGACGGCGCTCGAGCCGAGCTATCTCGAGCAGCTGTACACGTTCGGCGCGGTCGACCGGGCGCCGTCGCGCACGATATCGATCGTCTACTGGGCGCTGCTGCGCTCGGATCTCGTCGACCGCCAGCGAGCGCGCGTGGGGGCGCCGGAGAACGTGGAGTGGTTCGACGTCGACGCGCTGCCTCCTCTGGCCTTCGATCACAACCGCATCGCCGACTACGCACTGTGGCGGCTGCGCAACAAGGTCGGCTACAGCCGCATCGCCGCGGGGCTGCTGCCCGACGAGTTCACCCTCACCGAGCTGCGCGAGGTGTACGAGGCCGTGCTCGGTCAGCGGCTCGACCCGTCGAACTTCCGTCGCCTTCTCGAGGGGTCCGACGAGCTGGTGCCGACCGAGTCGTTCCGCACAGGCAAGCACCGCCCCGCGCGCCTGTACCGCTACATCGCGCACGCCTGA
- a CDS encoding response regulator transcription factor: MTDEHASAPGAAGSVAPDLPAAFLDAIAEGDPRAAEAAARLAWFELAGRCATPTGEALRRLDDASLEESPLLSMLAGLCELEAGRESEGALLRIARAVEAAQDDRRGVMAIDRALILSAESARHQRHGRLDEANDVARAALAHAREATTRLRSVPLSDLFTQIGVALHYTGEVDLALEAFSAGQAVAPTTPGPVDATEIAGLAAVFAYEGDIALAARYLDHARAAGAGRALTPAGAVNDWVAASMIELERFDGDGVLARLESIDTEVPFEQRLALDIVAAMARMVSGDPATALAGLEAQMRSIELHSGRSVPPSSVAFTRSMLQLSLGNVRVASAIVESDFAVGPTREVARARIELVRGHPGSAFRRLAELSTDPLPLRTAAEASAIETAALLRRRGSTRADAAIDYLGALLLRTGLRMPLAFLPHADFDRVVAGLHAAGHGALLAGLPARSVLPDLVSAEALTARERTVLSALMDSGSAADIARQLYVSPNTVKSQLRSIYRKLGAASRQEAIMIAVERQLLSPSDEADAEQDPHD; the protein is encoded by the coding sequence GTGACTGACGAACACGCGTCCGCACCGGGCGCAGCAGGCTCGGTCGCGCCCGATCTGCCTGCAGCCTTCCTCGACGCGATCGCCGAGGGCGATCCCCGCGCCGCCGAGGCCGCCGCACGCCTGGCGTGGTTCGAGCTCGCGGGGCGATGCGCGACCCCGACCGGTGAGGCTCTGCGCAGGCTGGACGACGCCTCGCTCGAGGAGAGCCCCCTGCTGAGCATGCTCGCCGGCCTCTGCGAGCTCGAGGCCGGCCGCGAATCCGAAGGCGCACTGCTCCGGATCGCGAGGGCCGTCGAGGCCGCGCAGGACGACCGTCGCGGGGTCATGGCGATCGACCGTGCACTCATCCTCTCGGCCGAGAGCGCACGACACCAGCGCCACGGCAGGTTGGACGAGGCGAACGACGTGGCGCGTGCGGCGCTCGCGCACGCCCGTGAGGCCACGACACGGCTCCGCTCGGTCCCGCTGTCGGACCTGTTCACCCAGATCGGTGTGGCGCTGCACTACACGGGCGAGGTCGATCTCGCCCTCGAGGCGTTCTCGGCCGGGCAGGCTGTCGCGCCGACGACGCCCGGTCCGGTGGATGCGACCGAGATCGCGGGGCTCGCCGCCGTGTTCGCCTACGAGGGGGACATCGCCCTCGCCGCACGCTACCTCGACCATGCGCGCGCAGCAGGGGCCGGCCGCGCGCTGACGCCGGCGGGGGCGGTCAACGACTGGGTGGCGGCGTCGATGATCGAGCTGGAGCGCTTCGACGGCGACGGGGTGCTCGCCAGGCTCGAGTCGATAGACACGGAGGTCCCCTTCGAGCAGCGTCTCGCCCTCGACATCGTGGCCGCCATGGCGCGCATGGTGTCCGGCGATCCGGCCACGGCGCTCGCCGGGCTCGAGGCTCAGATGAGATCGATCGAACTGCACAGCGGACGCAGTGTGCCCCCCAGCTCGGTCGCGTTCACCCGGTCGATGCTGCAGCTGAGCCTCGGCAACGTGCGCGTGGCATCGGCCATCGTCGAAAGCGACTTCGCGGTCGGGCCGACCCGCGAGGTGGCCAGAGCACGCATCGAGCTGGTCCGCGGGCATCCCGGATCCGCCTTCCGGAGGCTGGCCGAGCTGTCGACGGATCCTCTGCCGCTGCGCACAGCGGCAGAGGCATCCGCGATCGAGACGGCCGCCCTGCTGCGCCGGCGCGGCTCTACCCGCGCCGATGCCGCGATCGACTACCTCGGTGCACTCCTCCTTCGCACGGGGCTGAGGATGCCTCTGGCGTTCCTTCCCCACGCGGATTTCGATCGCGTGGTGGCGGGGCTGCACGCGGCCGGGCACGGCGCTCTCCTCGCCGGGCTGCCGGCGCGCTCGGTGCTTCCCGATCTGGTGTCGGCGGAGGCGCTGACCGCGCGGGAGCGGACCGTGCTCTCCGCCCTGATGGACAGCGGCTCGGCCGCCGACATCGCGCGGCAGCTGTACGTGTCGCCGAACACGGTGAAATCGCAGTTGCGCAGCATCTATCGCAAGCTCGGCGCGGCCAGCAGGCAGGAGGCGATCATGATCGCCGTGGAGCGCCAGCTGCTGTCGCCGAGCGACGAGGCGGATGCCGAGCAGGACCCGCACGACTGA
- a CDS encoding glycine cleavage system aminomethyltransferase GcvT: protein MTEPRYTPLRDRHEALGASFTDFGGWQMPVRYTSDLAEHHAVREAAGIFDISHMAEFIVDGARAAEYLDYALAGRLSVMAVGKAKYSLLLAEDGGIIDDVIVYRMGEQRFLIISNAGNRDAVREALTARTGSFAAGAPVPPSADGSFGFIAGSSGDVAVDDVSDDYALIAVQGPKAAEIVAAIDGIDEVSVPWDEQKYYAWASARYRGKPLLLARTGYTGEDGFELLVDAADAAELWDAALAAGADHGLVPAGLAARDTLRLEAGMPLYGNELSLDTVPAQAGLGRVVVADKERFVGKDALAGGSTGAGAQAGRTLIGLTAEGRRAGRAGYAVVLEDGTVVGEITSGALSPTLGHPIAMAYVDPSSAEEGTDLFLDVRGTKIPATRTALPFYRRKK from the coding sequence GTGACAGAACCCCGCTACACCCCACTCCGCGACCGACACGAGGCGCTGGGCGCCTCCTTCACCGACTTCGGCGGCTGGCAGATGCCCGTCCGCTACACGTCCGACCTGGCCGAGCACCACGCGGTGCGCGAGGCCGCGGGCATCTTCGACATCTCGCACATGGCCGAGTTCATCGTCGACGGCGCCCGGGCAGCCGAATACCTCGACTACGCCCTGGCCGGTCGGCTGTCTGTCATGGCCGTCGGCAAGGCGAAGTACTCGCTCCTGCTCGCCGAGGACGGCGGCATCATCGACGACGTCATCGTCTACCGGATGGGGGAGCAGCGTTTCCTCATCATCTCCAATGCCGGCAATCGAGATGCCGTGCGCGAAGCCCTCACGGCTCGCACCGGATCGTTCGCGGCAGGAGCGCCGGTGCCCCCATCCGCCGACGGCTCGTTCGGGTTCATCGCCGGCTCGTCCGGCGACGTGGCGGTCGACGATGTCTCCGACGATTACGCCCTGATCGCGGTGCAGGGCCCGAAGGCGGCCGAGATCGTCGCCGCGATCGACGGCATCGACGAGGTCAGCGTCCCGTGGGACGAGCAGAAGTACTACGCCTGGGCGAGCGCCCGGTACCGTGGCAAGCCGCTGCTGCTGGCTCGCACCGGCTACACCGGCGAAGACGGCTTCGAGCTGCTGGTCGACGCCGCTGACGCGGCGGAGCTGTGGGACGCCGCGCTCGCCGCCGGAGCCGATCACGGCCTCGTGCCCGCCGGACTCGCGGCCCGCGACACCCTGCGCCTGGAGGCGGGGATGCCGCTGTACGGCAATGAGCTGAGCCTGGACACCGTCCCCGCGCAGGCCGGTCTCGGCCGCGTGGTCGTCGCCGACAAGGAGCGCTTCGTCGGCAAGGACGCCCTCGCAGGCGGCTCCACGGGAGCCGGAGCTCAGGCTGGTCGGACCCTGATCGGCCTGACCGCCGAGGGACGCCGCGCCGGCCGAGCCGGGTACGCCGTCGTGCTCGAGGACGGCACCGTCGTCGGCGAGATCACCAGCGGCGCCCTCAGCCCCACACTCGGCCACCCGATCGCGATGGCCTACGTCGACCCCTCGTCTGCCGAAGAGGGCACCGACCTGTTCCTCGACGTCCGGGGGACGAAGATCCCCGCCACCCGCACCGCCCTGCCTTTCTACCGGAGGAAGAAATGA
- the gcvH gene encoding glycine cleavage system protein GcvH, with amino-acid sequence MTDLSNLKYSEEHEWVALEGATATIGITDFAADALGDIVFVELPEVGAEFTRGDVFGEAESTKSVSELYAPVTGTVVEINDAVVDDPALLNSSPFGDAWLIKVEVADGALDGLLDRDAYVAHTEA; translated from the coding sequence ATGACCGATCTCAGCAACCTCAAGTACAGCGAAGAGCACGAGTGGGTCGCCCTGGAGGGCGCCACCGCGACGATCGGAATCACCGACTTCGCCGCCGATGCACTCGGCGACATCGTGTTCGTCGAACTGCCCGAGGTGGGCGCCGAGTTCACCCGCGGCGACGTGTTCGGCGAGGCCGAGTCGACCAAGTCGGTCTCTGAGCTGTACGCGCCGGTCACCGGCACCGTCGTCGAGATCAACGACGCGGTCGTCGACGACCCCGCGCTGCTGAACTCATCGCCCTTCGGCGACGCATGGCTGATCAAGGTCGAGGTCGCCGATGGCGCGCTTGACGGACTGCTCGACCGCGACGCCTACGTGGCGCACACGGAGGCGTGA